A single genomic interval of Gammaproteobacteria bacterium harbors:
- a CDS encoding conserved hypothetical protein (Evidence 4 : Unknown function but conserved in other organisms): MKILHITPCFHPSVGGIESFTFALLQSLRARGHENQVVASHNGISLPDETIVEGILVHRVPLLTALTRRDPAGILQSKFRTTQVKRTFCADIFHLHIGGPISALHLLTETIVPAPLVITVHDLPPPGQDSASIRQVLEKSSLTVAVSQIRLEECRLIAPLAAGRMEKIYVSQPRHSVKVFLSRFPTPLILMVGRQISEKGFDLAIDAFLQVYRHIPTARLVLAGDGPIHAALANQVHQLGLEEVVDLPGRLPEADLARLYQQAWVTLVPSRHSESFGLVALEAMQAGCPVIAARVGGLSEVIVDEETGLLIPPNNSSALANAILRLLENSAWAQELGQAGQVRANKVFSWETCVDQYEEIYQQVLGK, encoded by the coding sequence ATCACCCCATGTTTTCATCCCTCCGTGGGTGGGATTGAGTCCTTCACCTTTGCGTTACTGCAATCATTGCGGGCACGTGGCCACGAGAACCAAGTCGTGGCTTCGCACAATGGGATTTCCTTGCCAGACGAAACCATCGTTGAGGGTATACTCGTCCACCGCGTACCGCTATTAACTGCATTGACACGGCGAGATCCGGCGGGCATTCTCCAGTCAAAGTTTCGTACCACGCAGGTAAAAAGAACCTTCTGTGCCGATATTTTCCACCTACACATAGGCGGACCCATCTCTGCCCTTCATCTGCTCACCGAAACCATCGTACCTGCGCCGCTGGTAATCACTGTCCATGATTTGCCACCGCCCGGGCAGGATTCCGCCTCAATTCGGCAGGTGCTGGAAAAATCCAGCCTGACGGTAGCAGTTTCCCAAATTCGGTTGGAAGAATGTCGGCTCATTGCGCCTCTAGCCGCAGGACGGATGGAAAAAATCTACGTCAGCCAACCCCGCCACTCGGTAAAGGTCTTTCTCTCCCGATTTCCCACCCCATTGATCCTAATGGTCGGTCGCCAGATCTCCGAAAAGGGTTTTGATCTGGCTATCGATGCCTTTTTACAGGTGTATCGGCATATTCCAACCGCTCGTTTGGTGCTGGCGGGTGACGGTCCTATCCATGCTGCACTGGCCAATCAAGTCCATCAACTGGGGCTGGAGGAAGTGGTGGATTTGCCTGGCCGCTTGCCTGAAGCGGACTTAGCACGCCTGTATCAGCAGGCTTGGGTCACTCTGGTGCCATCACGACACAGCGAATCCTTCGGGTTGGTGGCGCTGGAGGCCATGCAGGCCGGTTGCCCGGTGATTGCAGCCCGTGTGGGCGGATTATCGGAGGTGATTGTGGATGAGGAAACCGGCCTACTCATCCCACCGAATAACAGTTCGGCCCTAGCCAATGCCATCCTACGCCTGCTCGAAAACTCAGCCTGGGCTCAAGAATTAGGCCAAGCGGGTCAAGTTAGAGCTAACAAAGTATTTAGTTGGGAAACTTGTGTGGATCAATATGAAGAAATTTACCAGCAGGTGTTAGGAAAATGA